From Hydra vulgaris chromosome 15, alternate assembly HydraT2T_AEP, one genomic window encodes:
- the LOC136091978 gene encoding uncharacterized protein LOC136091978 — MKEITGKKKSCLGFLPQMIKIDNTVIFEPNAISHEFNKFFTEISPKLSIKIPNTKALFSDFLLPLDKCVCSEELSSDLSTEELERAFKSIKKNKSCGSDEINGNVIIDCFERLKDVLLKVFSASIKQGIFPEQLKIAKVTPIYKESDQSKIINYRPISVLSIFSKVLERIT; from the coding sequence ATGAAGGAAATTActgggaaaaaaaaatcatgcttaGGTTTTCTACCACAAATGATTAAAATTGATAACACTGTTATATTTGAACCAAACGCAATATcacatgaatttaataaattttttactgaaataaGTCCTAAACTATCAATTAAGATCCCTAATACCAAAGCCTTATTTAGTGACTTCTTATTACCATTGGATAAGTGCGTATGCTCTGAAGAGTTATCCTCTGATTTATCAACTGAAGAACTTGAAAGGGCATTCAAatctattaaaaagaataaatcatGTGGATCAGATGAAATAAACGGAAACGTGATTATAGATTGTTTCGAGCGATTAAAAGATGTTCTTCTTAAAGTTTTTAGCGCATCAATTAAACAAGGAATTTTTCCAgagcaattaaaaattgctaaagtgactcctatttataaagaaagcgatcaatctaaaataataaactatcgCCCCATCTCTGTGCTTTCTATATTTTCGaaagttttagaaagaattacataa
- the LOC100215733 gene encoding putative ascorbate peroxidase produces MHALYRLWCISLALKCFVSIQIIPTFTNYEKAKTELFKLIESVKNGRDLPMIAGCVRLAFHDCIGKEYCNGCIDHTHAGNAGLKVTTDRINALYEALFKGSISRADFYALAAVVALTRSTADAPVKYKGLDFFKVGRKDCDSSPNEFQSVTPPSGTDGTNKTFKFFQDNFNFTVRNTVVILGAHTLGRCSLENTGFVGTWVDDEFSTVVKDPSTLAPTSVLDNAYYREIIDNLSWKQVTIDGIKKQWQKENTLIPNDKLPEANRSTLLLNSDITNSWVIEPTDESGTVACAPTSTNNTCQHSVAHNYTVEFARNNSLWVIEFTNVFGRMIEMNQNVLKDRPTLSSQWRVIPFYAIYFLMFAFYTLVIL; encoded by the coding sequence ATGCATGCTTTGTATAGACTTTGGTGTATTTCGTTAGCGTTAAAATGTTTTGTGTCAATTCAAATTATTCCTACGTttacaaattatgaaaaagcaaaaactgaGTTGTTTAAACTAATTGAATCAGTTAAAAATGGCCGAGATTTACCTATGATTGCTGGTTGTGTTCGTCTTGCATTCCATGATTGTATTGGGAAAGAATATTGTAATGGATGCATTGATCATACACACGCAGGCAATGCTGGGTTAAAAGTAACAACAGATCGTATTAATGCATTGTACGAAGCATTGTTTAAAGGTAGTATTTCTAGAGCAGACTTTTATGCCTTGGCCGCTGTCGTTGCTTTAACTAGGTCCACCGCAGATGCTCCAGTAAAATACAAAGgactagatttttttaaagttggtaGAAAAGATTGCGACTCTTCTCCAAACGAATTTCAAAGCGTAACGCCCCCAAGTGGCACTGACGggacaaataaaacatttaaattttttcaagataattttaactttaCCGTAAGAAATACAGTAGTAATATTAGGAGCACACACACTAGGAAGATGCAGTTTAGAAAATACTGGTTTTGTTGGAACTTGGGTTGACGATGAATTTTCAACCGTTGTTAAAGATCCATCCACATTAGCTCCTACAAGCGTTCTTGACAATGCTTATTATAGAgaaattattgataatttatcATGGAAACAGGTAACTATTGATGGTATAAAAAAGCAATGGCAGAAGGAAAACACATTAATACCTAACGATAAATTGCCCGAGGCTAACAGAAGTACATTGCTTTTAAATTCAGATATTACTAATTCTTGGGTCATTGAGCCAACCGATGAAAGTGGAACTGTTGCTTGTGCACCAACTTCAACAAATAATACGTGTCAGCACTCGGTTGCTCATAACTACACTGTTGAATTTGCACGTAATAACTCATTGTGGGTGATTGAGTTCACAAATGTATTTGGTCGCATGATTGAAATGAATCAAAACGTTTTAAAGGATCGGCCTACATTAAGCAGTCAATGGCGAGTGATACCTTTTTacgcaatatattttttaatgtttgcttTTTATACTTTggttattctttaa